In Syntrophales bacterium, one genomic interval encodes:
- the lpdA gene encoding dihydrolipoyl dehydrogenase, which translates to MSETFDLVVIGAGPGGHAAAEHAARWGVRVAIIEKNLWGGTCTHRGCIPTKALLACSRQYADLKRGKRMGINVGKTSFDFSAIKRHQQHAVNISALGVERSLKDAGVELKVGEGRILSPHEVQWISAEGEINRLQAENIIIAWGSEPLLLPGVETSKRILTSDGFLALEKLPETVIIVGGSAIGVEFATFLAELDVRVGVIELMDQLLPLEDQEAASFLKQNLTGLGIDIHTSTKVETLHEVPDGILVTATQQSRTLELTAEYALVCTGRKPSLRTDELNQLGIQYDHRGIFVDGCQMTNVEGIYAIGDVTGGIMLAHRAIQQGRAVASHLYGDRSVTYREDAVPFVVYTHPNVARVGLTEKQVKADGIEPEVRRSHYGANIMARVELRGNGFVKALFHKDMLVGVTIVGEQACELIAPMSLAVANSMKKKELRKWTLPHPTLSEVLSLF; encoded by the coding sequence ATGTCTGAAACTTTTGACTTAGTCGTCATTGGTGCAGGTCCTGGTGGCCATGCAGCGGCTGAACATGCTGCCAGATGGGGAGTCAGGGTGGCCATTATCGAAAAAAACCTCTGGGGTGGCACGTGTACCCATCGGGGTTGCATCCCTACGAAAGCCCTGCTGGCCTGCAGCAGGCAATACGCAGACCTTAAAAGAGGGAAGCGTATGGGAATTAACGTGGGTAAGACATCCTTTGATTTTTCGGCGATAAAGCGACATCAGCAGCACGCGGTTAATATCTCGGCACTCGGTGTAGAGAGATCGTTAAAAGATGCCGGGGTTGAATTGAAAGTCGGAGAGGGAAGAATCCTCTCCCCTCATGAGGTACAATGGATCTCAGCGGAAGGGGAGATAAATCGTCTCCAGGCGGAAAATATCATTATTGCCTGGGGTTCAGAACCTCTTCTCTTGCCCGGCGTGGAAACTTCAAAACGCATTTTAACTTCTGACGGCTTCCTGGCACTGGAGAAGTTGCCCGAAACCGTTATCATTGTGGGGGGAAGTGCCATAGGTGTGGAATTTGCCACATTCCTGGCCGAGCTTGACGTCAGGGTAGGCGTGATCGAACTTATGGATCAATTGCTTCCCCTTGAAGATCAGGAAGCCGCCAGTTTCCTGAAGCAGAATCTAACCGGTCTGGGTATTGACATCCACACATCAACAAAGGTGGAAACGCTTCACGAGGTACCCGATGGGATTCTGGTAACGGCAACTCAACAGTCTCGGACACTTGAACTAACAGCCGAATATGCCCTGGTCTGTACCGGCAGAAAACCCTCATTAAGGACCGATGAATTGAATCAACTGGGCATTCAATATGATCACAGGGGTATTTTTGTGGATGGGTGTCAGATGACAAATGTGGAAGGTATATATGCGATTGGTGATGTGACCGGGGGGATTATGCTTGCCCACCGTGCGATTCAGCAGGGCAGGGCTGTTGCCAGTCATCTTTACGGAGATCGCTCGGTGACGTACAGAGAGGACGCTGTACCTTTTGTTGTTTATACACATCCCAATGTCGCCAGGGTCGGTTTAACAGAAAAACAGGTTAAGGCAGATGGTATAGAGCCAGAGGTAAGAAGATCCCACTACGGTGCCAATATCATGGCCCGTGTGGAACTTCGAGGTAATGGGTTTGTGAAGGCCCTGTTTCATAAGGATATGCTCGTCGGGGTTACGATCGTTGGCGAACAGGCATGTGAACTCATTGCTCCGATGAGCCTTGCCGTGGCCAATAGTATGAAAAAAAAGGAATTGAGAAAATGGACGCTTCCTCACCCGACCTTAAGCGAGGTCCTGAGCTTGTTTTAA
- a CDS encoding queuosine precursor transporter, translated as MLVEKKTYKYYDLIMVLFVTVLILSNIASSAKIVDWGVALFGVRLAFDAGTILFPLSYIFGDILTEVYGYRRSRRVIWAGFACLTFSSIIFYIVKILPGEATWERYAGQNAYDAILQGMTSGGIVLASLLGYWMGEFSNAFVLAKMKILTRGRWLWTRTIGSTLVGEGVDTLFFVIIATLFGVFPVALMLSLIMANYIFKVAIEVFMTPVTYTIVGFLKDAEREDFYDYQTDFSPFRIY; from the coding sequence ATGTTGGTGGAAAAGAAGACGTACAAATACTATGACCTGATTATGGTCCTTTTTGTCACTGTTCTCATACTCAGTAATATCGCCTCTTCCGCCAAAATTGTGGACTGGGGCGTTGCGCTCTTTGGTGTAAGATTGGCGTTCGATGCGGGGACGATCCTGTTTCCCCTCAGTTATATCTTTGGCGATATCCTCACAGAGGTTTATGGCTATAGACGTTCGAGAAGGGTCATCTGGGCGGGATTTGCCTGTCTTACGTTTTCAAGCATTATTTTTTACATTGTAAAGATCCTCCCTGGAGAAGCCACCTGGGAAAGGTATGCCGGCCAAAACGCATACGATGCCATCCTGCAAGGGATGACATCGGGGGGTATTGTTCTGGCAAGTCTTCTCGGTTACTGGATGGGTGAATTCTCCAACGCCTTTGTTCTGGCCAAAATGAAGATCCTAACCAGGGGAAGGTGGTTATGGACACGTACCATCGGGAGCACCCTGGTGGGTGAAGGGGTGGATACGCTTTTTTTTGTCATTATTGCCACCCTTTTCGGGGTTTTCCCCGTCGCCCTAATGTTGAGTCTGATCATGGCAAATTATATCTTCAAGGTCGCCATCGAGGTCTTTATGACACCTGTAACTTACACTATTGTCGGGTTTCTCAAGGATGCAGAACGGGAAGACTTCTATGACTATCAAACCGATTTCAGTCCCTTCAGGATTTATTAG
- the coaE gene encoding dephospho-CoA kinase (Dephospho-CoA kinase (CoaE) performs the final step in coenzyme A biosynthesis.) — protein MLNVGLTGGIASGKSTVAKMFQEKGACLIDLDEIAHYVEEPDRPAWKAIVEYFGAEILNEDRTINRAKLGAIVFKDREKLAVLGRIVHPHIIPEWRKRITEIGKTKPDGIFLSDVPLLIEGRLQHLVDVVVLVYISPDEQIEKLMKRNGCSREDAVERLASQMPIDDKIQYADVVINNQGSVERTREIVSEVWEELLKRRTAK, from the coding sequence ATGTTGAATGTGGGTCTAACAGGTGGGATTGCCTCCGGAAAATCTACGGTAGCAAAGATGTTTCAGGAGAAAGGGGCATGTCTGATTGACCTTGATGAAATTGCCCACTACGTGGAGGAACCGGATCGTCCTGCCTGGAAGGCGATTGTGGAGTATTTTGGAGCAGAGATCCTCAATGAGGACAGGACGATAAACCGGGCAAAATTAGGCGCCATCGTCTTTAAAGACAGAGAGAAATTAGCCGTCCTCGGCCGTATTGTTCATCCCCATATCATTCCCGAATGGCGGAAGAGGATAACCGAGATCGGGAAAACCAAGCCAGACGGGATATTCCTGTCAGATGTTCCTCTGCTCATCGAGGGCAGGTTGCAGCATTTAGTGGATGTTGTTGTGCTGGTCTATATTTCTCCTGATGAACAGATAGAGAAATTGATGAAGAGAAACGGATGCTCCCGGGAAGATGCCGTGGAGAGACTTGCCTCCCAGATGCCCATTGATGATAAGATCCAATATGCCGACGTTGTCATTAACAACCAGGGTTCGGTGGAAAGGACGAGAGAAATTGTCAGTGAGGTCTGGGAAGAGCTGCTGAAGAGAAGAACTGCGAAGTGA
- a CDS encoding biotin--[acetyl-CoA-carboxylase] ligase has product MDFSEDILRDLLSRKLIGSSVHFFREVASTNDVAFKLALKGASEGTVVVADAQTKGRGRLSRAWQSPAGCNLYTSIIIRPPTEPARASQITLMAGVAVAELLSFYCPSVTLKWPNDVQVGGKKVTGILAEMRTSGKGIDFIIVGIGININMKRDAFGEAIQDIATSLREETGGDISRLDLTVKLYDSFERWYKRYIREGFDPIRDMWLKYDIIKGRHIQVMSGDEVQRGEVVGIDGDGSLLLLNENNITRRIIAGDVSIIKG; this is encoded by the coding sequence GTGGATTTTAGTGAAGACATCTTAAGGGACCTTCTCTCGAGAAAACTGATAGGGAGCAGCGTACACTTCTTCCGTGAAGTCGCCTCCACAAACGATGTTGCCTTCAAGCTTGCCTTAAAGGGTGCTTCCGAGGGGACCGTTGTCGTTGCAGATGCTCAGACAAAGGGAAGAGGTCGTTTGAGTAGGGCGTGGCAATCACCTGCGGGCTGTAATCTGTATACGTCAATCATCATAAGACCCCCCACGGAACCTGCCCGTGCTTCCCAGATTACCCTTATGGCAGGCGTTGCTGTAGCCGAGCTTCTCTCCTTCTATTGTCCTTCTGTTACCCTTAAGTGGCCGAATGATGTGCAGGTCGGCGGGAAAAAGGTGACCGGTATCCTTGCGGAGATGCGGACATCCGGGAAAGGGATTGATTTTATCATTGTGGGGATCGGTATCAATATTAACATGAAAAGGGATGCATTCGGGGAGGCTATTCAAGATATTGCAACATCCCTGAGAGAGGAAACAGGGGGCGATATCTCCCGCCTTGATTTGACCGTTAAATTGTACGATAGTTTTGAAAGATGGTATAAAAGGTACATCAGGGAGGGATTCGATCCGATAAGGGATATGTGGCTCAAATACGATATCATTAAAGGAAGACATATCCAGGTGATGTCTGGAGATGAGGTGCAGAGAGGGGAAGTAGTGGGTATTGATGGAGACGGGTCGCTCCTCCTGCTTAATGAAAATAACATTACCCGGCGGATCATAGCCGGTGATGTTTCCATCATAAAGGGTTAA
- the gcvH gene encoding glycine cleavage system protein GcvH, producing MSKPNPGDRKYAKEHTWALDNKDGSVTVGITDYAQEQLTDIVYVELPEIGKKVKQRETLAVLESVKSVSDVYAPVSGEVIEVNHRLDNQPDLINQDPFGEGWIVRLKMDDASKLDTLMDAATYDAFIT from the coding sequence ATGTCTAAACCGAATCCAGGGGACAGAAAATATGCAAAAGAACATACCTGGGCCCTGGATAATAAGGACGGTTCGGTTACAGTGGGTATCACCGATTATGCCCAGGAACAGCTCACGGATATTGTTTACGTGGAGCTACCGGAGATCGGGAAAAAAGTGAAGCAGAGGGAAACATTAGCCGTCTTAGAGTCGGTTAAATCGGTATCTGATGTCTATGCACCGGTCAGCGGAGAGGTGATCGAGGTCAATCACAGGCTGGACAATCAGCCCGATCTCATCAATCAGGACCCCTTTGGAGAAGGCTGGATAGTCAGGCTTAAAATGGACGATGCCAGCAAACTGGACACACTCATGGATGCCGCCACTTATGATGCATTCATTACATGA
- a CDS encoding valine--tRNA ligase, with protein sequence MGKKSLSKVYEPRESEAKWYKFWFDHGFFRAEDKSSKPPFSIVIPPPNVTGMLHMGHALNNVLQDIIIRFKRMQGYNTLWMPGMDHAGIATQNVVEQELAREGITRHDLGREKFIERIWEWKARYGGVIINQLKRLGCSCDWSRERFTMDKGLSRAVREVFVRLYGKGLIYQGDYIVNWCPRCHTAISDLEVEYKEEEGFLWHIRYPLADSNVALVVATTRPETMLGDTAVAVNPNDERYRDKIGKEVILPLVGRKIPIVADDYVSMEFGSGAVKVTPAHDPNDFAIAARHKLEAIKIMDGDAVINERGGLYQGQDRYECRGNIVGDLEKEGFLVGKEPYIHRIGQCYRCGTDIEPTISRQWFVKIKPLAKMASTAVVKGKTKIVPATWEATYFEWLNNIRDWCISRQIWWGHRIPVWYCDNCGEMIVSARDPDKCPSCGEISLRQEEDVLDTWFSSALWPFSTLGWPDKTGALKAFYPTSVLITGFDILFFWVARMMMMGLYIMKDVPFRYVYLHALVRDEKGEKMSKSRGNIIDPIEMIDKYGADAFRFTLAAFTAQGRDVRMSEERIEGYKFFVNKIWNATKFSLMNLKDYPAGVHVGRDGESLADRWIKDRLNATITEIISALDEYRFNEAATSIYQFIWHELCDWYLEMIKPVLYGRGNPVGRLAAQHTLFTVLKTSLKLLHPFMPFVTEEIWQALVNNGSSIMVSEFPSADDDNRDPEAEKKMAVIMEVISKIRNIRGEMNIAPSQRIKVIISVPDKELSAVIEEGKDYIVDLAHLETLTIRGDVGEPKGAATGVVGSMRIFVLLEGMADIAAEKARLEKEIAKVTRELTFVSKKLANRDFLTRAAETVVKKEEEKFRELRDKHVMLEAAIRKVREMGMETLSTKS encoded by the coding sequence ATGGGCAAGAAGTCGTTGAGTAAGGTCTATGAGCCTCGCGAGTCAGAGGCAAAGTGGTACAAGTTCTGGTTTGATCACGGTTTCTTCCGGGCAGAGGACAAGAGTTCGAAGCCCCCATTTTCTATTGTCATTCCCCCTCCCAACGTTACGGGGATGCTCCACATGGGGCATGCCTTGAATAATGTTCTCCAGGACATCATCATCCGGTTTAAAAGGATGCAGGGGTATAATACCCTCTGGATGCCGGGGATGGATCATGCGGGAATAGCTACCCAGAATGTTGTTGAGCAGGAACTGGCGAGGGAGGGTATCACAAGACACGATCTCGGTAGAGAAAAGTTTATTGAGCGAATATGGGAGTGGAAGGCAAGATACGGGGGTGTAATCATCAACCAGCTCAAGCGACTGGGGTGCTCCTGTGACTGGTCTCGGGAACGCTTTACCATGGATAAGGGCTTATCCAGGGCGGTGCGGGAGGTCTTCGTCAGGCTGTATGGCAAGGGTCTGATATATCAGGGTGATTATATCGTAAACTGGTGCCCCCGCTGTCACACCGCTATCTCAGACCTTGAGGTGGAATATAAAGAGGAAGAGGGTTTTCTCTGGCATATCCGCTATCCCCTTGCGGATAGTAATGTAGCGCTTGTGGTGGCCACGACGCGACCGGAGACGATGCTTGGTGACACGGCAGTTGCCGTTAACCCGAACGATGAACGATACAGGGATAAAATCGGGAAAGAGGTGATCCTGCCCTTGGTCGGCAGGAAGATACCTATCGTTGCCGACGATTATGTGAGCATGGAGTTCGGTTCCGGGGCGGTGAAGGTCACCCCTGCCCATGATCCCAATGACTTTGCCATTGCGGCAAGACACAAACTCGAAGCCATCAAGATCATGGACGGCGATGCCGTGATCAATGAACGGGGAGGTCTTTATCAGGGGCAGGATCGCTACGAGTGCAGGGGAAATATCGTCGGGGATCTGGAGAAGGAAGGATTCCTCGTCGGCAAGGAACCTTATATCCACCGTATCGGACAGTGTTATCGGTGCGGGACAGACATTGAGCCGACCATTTCGAGACAATGGTTTGTCAAGATAAAACCCCTGGCGAAGATGGCGAGTACGGCCGTGGTCAAAGGGAAAACGAAGATCGTACCCGCCACCTGGGAGGCGACCTATTTTGAATGGCTGAACAATATCAGGGACTGGTGTATTTCGCGACAGATATGGTGGGGGCACAGAATTCCCGTGTGGTATTGCGACAACTGTGGAGAGATGATTGTCTCCGCCCGGGATCCGGATAAATGCCCTTCCTGCGGTGAAATTAGCTTAAGGCAAGAAGAGGATGTCCTGGATACCTGGTTCAGCTCCGCCCTCTGGCCCTTTTCCACCCTCGGATGGCCGGACAAGACCGGGGCATTAAAGGCATTTTATCCCACCTCTGTTCTGATTACCGGTTTTGATATCCTCTTTTTCTGGGTGGCCAGGATGATGATGATGGGGCTGTACATCATGAAGGATGTACCCTTCAGGTACGTGTATCTCCACGCCCTTGTGCGGGATGAAAAGGGTGAAAAGATGAGTAAGTCCCGGGGGAATATTATAGATCCTATAGAGATGATTGATAAATATGGCGCCGATGCCTTCAGATTTACCTTAGCCGCCTTTACGGCCCAGGGCAGAGATGTGCGGATGTCCGAGGAGCGGATTGAGGGCTATAAGTTTTTTGTGAATAAGATCTGGAATGCCACTAAGTTCTCTCTGATGAATCTAAAAGACTACCCGGCGGGGGTTCATGTTGGAAGGGACGGGGAATCCCTTGCCGACCGCTGGATTAAGGACAGACTGAATGCAACCATTACCGAGATAATCAGTGCCCTCGATGAGTATCGCTTTAATGAAGCGGCCACAAGTATTTATCAGTTTATCTGGCACGAACTCTGCGACTGGTACCTGGAGATGATAAAACCCGTCCTCTACGGGAGGGGGAACCCTGTAGGGAGACTTGCCGCCCAGCATACGTTGTTTACCGTATTAAAAACTTCTCTGAAACTACTTCACCCCTTTATGCCCTTCGTTACCGAAGAGATATGGCAGGCCCTGGTCAACAATGGCAGCTCCATTATGGTTAGTGAATTTCCTTCTGCCGATGATGACAATCGGGATCCGGAGGCAGAAAAAAAGATGGCCGTTATTATGGAGGTGATCAGTAAGATCAGGAATATCAGGGGCGAGATGAATATAGCGCCGTCGCAGAGGATAAAGGTGATTATCTCTGTCCCGGATAAGGAATTGAGTGCCGTTATAGAAGAGGGGAAAGATTACATCGTGGATCTGGCCCATCTCGAGACCCTGACCATCAGGGGTGATGTGGGAGAACCGAAGGGTGCGGCGACGGGTGTCGTCGGTTCCATGCGGATCTTTGTTCTGTTGGAAGGGATGGCCGATATTGCCGCAGAGAAGGCAAGACTCGAAAAGGAAATAGCGAAGGTGACCAGGGAACTGACCTTTGTCTCGAAAAAACTGGCCAACCGTGATTTCCTGACAAGGGCTGCGGAGACAGTGGTTAAAAAGGAAGAGGAGAAATTCAGGGAACTGAGGGATAAACATGTTATGCTGGAGGCAGCCATCAGAAAGGTTCGGGAGATGGGAATGGAGACCCTAAGCACGAAATCCTAA
- a CDS encoding IS1595 family transposase, producing the protein MWKWYWAIYRVAQDKKGFSAMQLMKEIGVSYPTAWYLLQKIREAMKKQDEQYMLSGTIEMDDGYVGGKEDVQIL; encoded by the coding sequence TTGTGGAAATGGTATTGGGCAATATATCGAGTTGCTCAAGACAAAAAGGGATTTTCAGCCATGCAATTAATGAAAGAAATAGGTGTTTCTTATCCAACAGCATGGTACCTTTTGCAAAAGATACGAGAGGCAATGAAAAAGCAAGATGAGCAATATATGTTATCTGGAACCATAGAAATGGATGATGGATATGTTGGTGGAAAAGAAGACGTACAAATACTATGA
- the nadC gene encoding carboxylating nicotinate-nucleotide diphosphorylase — MKSIVPWLIQAALEEDVGTGDVTTGAVLTGEEVGYAQAVARSALVVAGIDIFKEVFLFSDGDLKFTGEREDGQMAAPGDVLAEISGKLSTILTAERVALNFFQRMCGIATLTRQYVDEVKGTQAKILDTRKTVPGLRVLDRYAVRIGGGFNHRFGLYDGVLIKDNHIAAAGGISCAVARVRDRIPHTLKVEIEVRNLREVEEAIASGVDVIMLDNMSIGEMREAVSLIRGRIPLEASGGVNLSNVKQIAETGVDLISVGALTHSVTASDISLQIREQRPGNRDRDLKD; from the coding sequence ATGAAATCTATCGTACCCTGGCTGATACAGGCAGCCCTGGAAGAGGATGTAGGGACAGGGGATGTTACAACTGGTGCTGTGCTTACAGGTGAAGAAGTTGGTTATGCGCAGGCGGTGGCCAGATCGGCGCTGGTGGTGGCGGGGATAGATATTTTCAAAGAGGTTTTTCTCTTCTCGGATGGAGATTTAAAGTTTACTGGCGAGAGGGAAGATGGTCAGATGGCGGCACCGGGTGATGTCTTGGCGGAAATCTCCGGGAAGCTCAGCACCATTCTGACGGCGGAGAGGGTGGCCCTCAATTTTTTTCAGAGGATGTGTGGCATTGCCACATTGACGAGACAGTATGTAGACGAGGTCAAGGGGACACAGGCAAAAATCCTGGATACGAGGAAGACGGTGCCGGGTCTCAGGGTTCTTGACAGGTATGCCGTAAGGATCGGAGGTGGTTTTAACCACCGGTTTGGCCTGTATGATGGTGTCCTGATCAAAGACAATCATATCGCCGCGGCAGGTGGTATATCCTGTGCTGTGGCCAGGGTTCGGGATCGTATTCCCCATACATTGAAGGTGGAGATTGAAGTCAGGAATCTGAGGGAGGTTGAAGAGGCCATTGCTTCGGGGGTGGATGTGATTATGCTCGATAACATGAGTATCGGTGAGATGAGGGAAGCGGTTTCCCTCATCAGGGGAAGAATACCACTTGAGGCATCGGGAGGTGTCAACCTTTCCAATGTGAAACAGATTGCCGAGACGGGAGTTGATCTTATCTCGGTAGGCGCACTGACCCACTCCGTAACGGCATCGGATATATCCTTGCAAATCAGGGAACAGAGGCCAGGAAACAGGGATCGGGATTTGAAGGATTAA
- a CDS encoding carbonic anhydrase translates to MIEKNVLTDFCTKVSEPVIDPSTYVHTLAAVIGNVVLGRNIMVAPMASVRGDEGQLLYVGDDSNIQDGVVIHALETESEGKAVEKNLYEVNGRRYAVYIGKRVSLAHQAQIHGPAVIMDDTFVGMKALVFKSSVGRRCVIEPGVILMGVTVADHRYVPAGSVISASQQADQLPEITEDYPMRDINREVVRVNTSLAKGYLSVKK, encoded by the coding sequence ATGATAGAGAAGAATGTATTAACGGATTTTTGCACGAAGGTATCGGAGCCGGTCATTGATCCTTCGACCTATGTCCACACCCTGGCGGCTGTTATCGGAAACGTCGTTCTTGGCAGGAACATCATGGTTGCGCCGATGGCATCCGTCCGCGGTGATGAGGGGCAGCTCCTCTATGTCGGTGATGATTCAAATATCCAGGACGGGGTTGTTATCCATGCCCTCGAGACGGAGAGCGAGGGAAAGGCCGTGGAGAAGAATCTATACGAAGTAAATGGCAGGCGGTATGCCGTTTATATTGGAAAGAGGGTCTCCCTGGCCCATCAGGCACAGATTCATGGGCCGGCCGTTATTATGGATGATACCTTTGTCGGAATGAAGGCCCTGGTCTTTAAATCCTCTGTGGGGAGGCGCTGTGTCATCGAACCGGGGGTGATCCTCATGGGGGTGACCGTGGCGGATCACCGCTATGTCCCGGCTGGTTCCGTGATCAGCGCTTCACAGCAGGCGGATCAGCTTCCTGAAATTACAGAGGATTACCCGATGAGGGATATAAACAGGGAAGTCGTCCGCGTCAATACATCCCTGGCCAAAGGATACCTGTCAGTTAAGAAATAG
- the lipA gene encoding lipoyl synthase — MAQRKPYWLKVRLPSSLQFKRVKGILRQLKLHSVCEEALCPNITECFHSGTATFLILGNTCTRGCRYCHITPGRPQAVDEKEPERLVEAVKTLGLQYVVITSVTRDDLPEGGAEIFARSVESLHCEIPDCKVEVLVPDFQGNREALERIIYARPDVINHNMEVVPALFRDLRPHGHYEVSLELLHRVHQHNVVTKSGFMVGFGEKQRDILRLLRDLSLVNCECLTVGQYQQPTRNHWPVKKYYSLGEFEEIKKMAYEMGFRYVESSPLVRSSYRAAYAGQRARGDED, encoded by the coding sequence GTGGCACAACGGAAGCCGTACTGGCTCAAGGTGAGGCTGCCCAGCAGCCTTCAATTTAAGCGGGTAAAGGGAATCCTGAGGCAACTTAAGCTGCATTCGGTCTGCGAGGAAGCACTCTGTCCCAATATTACCGAATGTTTTCATTCAGGAACAGCTACTTTTTTGATTCTCGGCAATACCTGTACACGAGGCTGCCGCTATTGCCACATAACGCCCGGCAGACCACAGGCTGTGGATGAGAAGGAACCGGAGCGACTGGTTGAGGCTGTTAAAACGCTGGGTTTGCAGTATGTCGTCATTACCTCGGTTACACGTGATGATTTACCAGAGGGAGGAGCGGAGATATTTGCTCGATCTGTGGAATCTTTGCACTGTGAAATCCCGGACTGTAAAGTGGAAGTACTTGTCCCTGATTTTCAGGGTAACCGGGAGGCCCTGGAACGGATCATATATGCCAGACCTGATGTAATTAACCATAACATGGAAGTAGTCCCCGCCTTATTCAGAGATCTTCGTCCTCACGGACACTATGAGGTTTCTCTGGAACTGCTCCATCGGGTACACCAACACAATGTTGTAACCAAGTCAGGATTTATGGTCGGGTTCGGGGAAAAACAGAGAGATATCCTAAGACTACTCCGTGACCTGAGCCTGGTTAATTGTGAATGTTTAACCGTTGGGCAGTATCAACAACCAACCCGTAACCACTGGCCGGTCAAGAAGTATTACTCTCTTGGTGAATTTGAGGAAATCAAAAAGATGGCCTACGAGATGGGATTCAGATATGTTGAATCTAGCCCTCTGGTGCGCAGTTCTTATAGGGCAGCTTATGCAGGGCAAAGGGCGAGGGGTGACGAGGATTAG
- a CDS encoding type III pantothenate kinase translates to MLLAIDVGNTDTVLGLYDGDKLVHDWRIRTVVDHTVDEYGMLILNLYKSRRISSKVIKDIIISCVVPPMLNILEPVCSKYFAIKPLIVGPGIKTGMPIFYDNPREVGADRIVNAVAAYEKHRRELIIVDFGTATTFDYVSGKGEYMGGCISPGITISSEALFARAAKLPRVELSKPRSIIGKDTVSSMQAGIVYGYASLVDGIIDRMKAEVKSDPLVVATGGLAKIIAPETKSIAVVDEMLTLEGLRIIYLRNR, encoded by the coding sequence ATGCTTTTAGCCATTGATGTGGGAAATACAGACACTGTCCTTGGTTTATATGATGGAGATAAACTGGTACATGACTGGAGGATCAGGACAGTTGTTGATCATACCGTGGATGAGTACGGGATGCTGATCCTCAATCTGTATAAATCACGCAGGATCAGCTCGAAGGTAATTAAGGATATTATCATTTCCTGTGTCGTTCCGCCGATGTTGAATATCTTAGAGCCGGTTTGCAGTAAATATTTTGCTATCAAGCCCTTGATTGTCGGGCCAGGCATCAAGACGGGAATGCCGATCTTTTATGATAATCCGAGGGAAGTGGGTGCCGACCGGATTGTCAATGCCGTTGCGGCCTATGAAAAACACAGGAGGGAGCTTATTATCGTAGATTTTGGCACCGCCACTACCTTTGATTATGTGTCAGGCAAAGGGGAATATATGGGGGGATGTATATCGCCCGGTATTACGATCTCCTCTGAGGCCCTCTTTGCCCGGGCGGCGAAGCTGCCGAGGGTGGAATTGAGCAAACCCAGGTCCATCATCGGCAAGGATACGGTAAGCAGTATGCAGGCAGGAATCGTGTATGGCTATGCGAGCCTTGTGGATGGTATCATTGATCGTATGAAAGCGGAGGTGAAATCAGATCCATTGGTTGTGGCAACAGGGGGACTGGCGAAGATCATCGCACCTGAAACAAAAAGCATCGCTGTGGTTGATGAAATGCTTACCCTCGAAGGGCTTCGCATCATCTATTTGCGAAACAGGTAA